From Nymphaea colorata isolate Beijing-Zhang1983 chromosome 6, ASM883128v2, whole genome shotgun sequence, a single genomic window includes:
- the LOC116255886 gene encoding probable WRKY transcription factor 45 yields MSKVCTDLPAYTPEIFPAAENDSCFQLQDILDFCDPLIDGELFEGLEMDGYLQIPTSDSNQPNKIGDSQAKKQRGECSSRKRKSDELGVKVAFKTMSDVENLDDGYRWRKYGKKMVKDNRNPRNYYRCSHGGCSVKKRAERDSEDPRFVITTYEGTHNHECPYVIYYITPQHDCDVGVISAAQIPFVSHGAPCAGRQGFYLSNYIES; encoded by the exons ATGAGCAAGGTCTGCACAGATCTGCCAGCGTACACACCGGAAATTTTTCCCGCTGCAGAGAATGACTCCTGCTTCCAGCTGCAAGACATCCTCGACTTCTGCGACCCATTAATCGACGGTGAATTGTTTGAAGGCCTGGAAATGGACGGCTACCTACAGATTCCGACCTCTGATTCAAACCAGCCAAACAAGATCGGCGATTCTCAAGCAAA GAAACAGAGAGGTGAGTGTAGCtcgaggaaaagaaaatcagatgAACTTGGTGTTAAGGTCGCATTTAAGACAATGTCGGATGTTGAGAACTTGGATGACGGATACAGATGGAGGAAGTATGGAAAGAAGATGGTTAAGGACAACCGAAACCCTAG GAATTACTACCGGTGCTCCCATGGAGGCTGCAGCGTGAAGAAGAGGGCTGAAAGAGACAGTGAAGATCCAAGGTTCGTGATCACCACGTATGAGGGTACGCACAACCACGAGTGCCCCTATGTCATTTACTACATCACACCACAACATGATTGCGATGTAGGCGTCATTAGTGCTGCCCAGATTCCTTTCGTCTCTCACGGTGCACCATGCGCCGGCCGGCAGGGATTCTACCTGTCTAACTATATAGAGAGCTAG
- the LOC116255887 gene encoding probable WRKY transcription factor 50, whose protein sequence is MRNLCTDLPAYTPEKFPAAENDSFFHLPDILDFSDSLIDGELFEGLQMDGNLQSPASDSSQPNKIGDSQANKQTGGRGSRKRKSDELGVKVAFKTMSDVENLEDGYRWRKYGKKMVKDNQNPRNYYRCSHGGCNVKKRVERDREDPRFVITTYEGTHNHECPYVIYYITPQHDCDVGVISAAQIPFVSHGAPCAGRQGFYLSNYIES, encoded by the exons ATGAGGAATCTCTGCACAGATCTGCCGGCGTACACACCGGAAAAATTTCCGGCTGCAGAAAATGACTCCTTCTTCCACTTACCTGACATCCTTGACTTCAGCGACTCATTAATCGACGGTGAATTGTTTGAAGGCCTGCAAATGGACGGTAACTTACAGTCTCCGGCCTCGGATTCAAGTCAGCCAAACAAGATCGGCGATTCTCAAGCAAA tAAACAGACGGGTGGCCGTGGCtcgaggaaaagaaaatcagatgAACTTGGCGTTAAGGTCGCATTTAAGACAATGTCGGATGTTGAGAACTTGGAAGACGGATACAGATGGAGGAAGTACGGCAAGAAGATGGTTAAGGATAACCAAAACCCTAG GAATTACTACCGGTGCTCCCATGGAGGCTGCAACGTGAAGAAGAGGGTTGAAAGAGACAGAGAAGATCCAAGGTTCGTGATCACCACTTATGAGGGTACGCACAACCACGAGTGCCCCTATGTCATTTACTACATCACACCACAACATGATTGCGATGTAGGCGTCATTAGTGCTGCCCAGATTCCTTTCGTCTCTCACGGTGCACCATGCGCCGGCCGGCAGGGATTCTACCTGTCTAACTATATAGAGAGCTAG